One stretch of Streptomyces sp. MMBL 11-1 DNA includes these proteins:
- a CDS encoding glycosyltransferase family 4 protein: protein MDKTLIVTNDFPPRPGGIQAFLHNMALRLDPDRVVVYASTWKRGEEGAAATAAFDAEQPFTVVRDRTTMLLPTPRVTRRATALLREHGCASVWFGAAAPLGLMAPALRRAGARRLVATTHGHEAGWAQLPASRQLLRRIGDATDTITYLGEYTRSRIAGALTPEAAGRMVQLPPGVDEGTFHPASGGDRVRARLGLSDRPVVVCVSRLVPRKGQDTLILAMPAILARIPDAVLLIVGGGPYARDLERLAAETGVRDSVRFTGPVPWADLPAHYGAGDVFAMPCRTRRGGLDVEGLGIVYLEASATGLPVVAGDSGGAPDAVLDGETGWVVRGGSAEESADRIVTLLGDPELRQRMGERGRAWVEEKWRWDLLAEKLRTLL from the coding sequence ATGGACAAGACCTTGATCGTGACCAACGACTTCCCGCCCCGCCCCGGTGGCATCCAGGCGTTCCTGCACAACATGGCGCTGCGCCTGGATCCCGACCGGGTCGTCGTCTACGCCTCCACCTGGAAGCGCGGCGAGGAGGGCGCGGCGGCCACCGCCGCCTTCGACGCCGAGCAGCCGTTCACCGTGGTCCGCGACCGGACGACGATGCTCCTGCCGACCCCGCGCGTCACCCGCCGGGCCACCGCCCTGCTGCGGGAGCACGGCTGCGCCTCCGTCTGGTTCGGCGCCGCCGCCCCGCTCGGCCTGATGGCCCCGGCGCTGCGCCGCGCGGGGGCCCGGCGGCTCGTCGCCACCACCCACGGCCACGAGGCCGGCTGGGCGCAACTGCCCGCCTCCCGCCAGCTGCTGCGCCGGATCGGCGATGCCACGGACACGATCACCTATCTCGGTGAGTACACCCGCTCCCGGATCGCCGGGGCCCTCACCCCCGAGGCCGCCGGGCGCATGGTCCAACTGCCGCCCGGCGTCGACGAGGGGACCTTCCACCCGGCGTCCGGCGGGGACCGGGTCCGGGCCCGCCTCGGGCTCTCGGACCGCCCGGTGGTCGTCTGCGTATCGCGCCTGGTGCCGCGCAAGGGCCAGGACACGCTGATCCTGGCCATGCCCGCGATCCTCGCGCGGATCCCGGACGCGGTGCTGCTGATCGTCGGCGGCGGCCCGTACGCCAGGGACCTGGAGCGGCTCGCGGCGGAGACCGGGGTGCGGGACTCGGTGCGCTTCACCGGACCGGTGCCCTGGGCCGATCTGCCCGCGCACTACGGGGCCGGGGACGTCTTCGCCATGCCCTGCCGCACCCGGCGGGGCGGCCTCGACGTGGAGGGCCTCGGGATCGTCTACCTGGAGGCGTCCGCGACCGGGCTGCCCGTGGTGGCCGGCGACTCGGGCGGCGCCCCGGACGCGGTGCTCGACGGCGAGACCGGCTGGGTGGTGCGCGGCGGCAGCGCCGAGGAGTCGGCGGACCGGATCGTGACGCTGCTCGGGGACCCGGAGCTACGGCAGCGGATGGGGGAGCGGGGCCGGGCCTGGGTCGAGGAGAAGTGGCGCTGGGACCTGCTGGCGGAGAAGCTCAGGACCCTGCTGTGA
- a CDS encoding C40 family peptidase, protein MVSHRRSTPSGFTRGVRVTVVSAAAATAAATLTGAPASADPKETRESAKAAVDRLYGEAERATERFNEAGERVDRLRGEAGRAQDATARGQERVNRMRDALGAMAGAQYRTGVIDPALALLLSADPDTYLERAAALDRAGARQAMILDKLRHAQRGLARTRAETTRALTELERGRAAATRHKRAVESKLREARRLLDSLPPEERATFDRVSRSGRQGPPELSGVAPGSARAMSAVAAAHQALGRPYVWGANGPSGFDCSGLMQWAYAQAGVSLPRTSQAQRYAGRMVPLSQALPGDLVAYRADASHIGMYVGNGQVIHAPYPGAPVRYDPVGMMPVSSVTRI, encoded by the coding sequence GTGGTGTCCCATCGCCGTTCCACACCGTCCGGCTTCACCAGAGGCGTCCGGGTCACGGTCGTCTCGGCGGCCGCCGCCACCGCGGCCGCGACGCTGACCGGGGCCCCGGCGAGCGCCGACCCGAAGGAGACCCGGGAGAGCGCCAAGGCAGCCGTCGACCGCCTCTACGGGGAGGCCGAGCGGGCCACCGAGCGCTTCAACGAGGCGGGGGAGCGCGTGGACCGGCTGCGCGGTGAGGCGGGCCGCGCCCAGGACGCCACGGCCCGGGGCCAGGAACGCGTCAACCGGATGCGCGACGCCCTCGGCGCGATGGCGGGCGCGCAGTACCGCACCGGCGTCATCGACCCGGCGCTCGCCCTGCTGCTCTCCGCCGACCCGGACACCTACCTGGAGCGGGCCGCCGCCCTCGACCGGGCCGGCGCCCGCCAGGCGATGATCCTGGACAAGCTGCGGCACGCCCAGCGGGGGCTCGCCCGGACCCGCGCGGAGACCACCCGCGCCCTCACCGAGCTGGAGCGCGGCCGGGCCGCCGCCACCCGCCACAAACGCGCCGTCGAGTCCAAGCTCCGCGAGGCCCGCCGGCTGCTCGACTCGCTGCCGCCGGAGGAACGCGCCACCTTCGACCGGGTCTCCCGCTCCGGCCGCCAGGGACCGCCCGAGCTGTCCGGCGTCGCCCCCGGCTCGGCCCGCGCGATGTCCGCCGTGGCAGCCGCCCACCAGGCGCTCGGGAGACCCTACGTCTGGGGCGCCAACGGGCCCTCCGGATTCGACTGTTCCGGACTCATGCAGTGGGCCTACGCCCAGGCCGGGGTGAGCCTGCCCCGCACCTCCCAGGCCCAGCGCTACGCGGGCCGCATGGTGCCCCTCTCCCAGGCGCTCCCCGGTGACCTGGTCGCCTACCGCGCGGACGCCAGCCACATCGGCATGTACGTCGGCAACGGACAGGTCATCCACGCCCCTTACCCCGGCGCCCCGGTCCGCTACGATCCGGTCGGCATGATGCCCGTCTCCTCGGTGACCCGGATCTGA
- a CDS encoding DUF5304 domain-containing protein: protein MSEATDRPVDGDAWADACAEDLAAEKARRRAQYGPQPGSAAEELRKLVDAVADKVSSLQAPLLGVAAQGAVQQAIRQAKAAVDPVIERNPQLFDHLAAAGSELLAAYRSAVEGQESRWTRTTEGASGTTTPADPSKKAADDPSDPRDEGPSGPERIDLD from the coding sequence ATGAGTGAAGCCACCGATCGTCCCGTCGACGGCGACGCGTGGGCCGACGCCTGCGCCGAGGACCTCGCGGCCGAGAAGGCCCGCCGCCGGGCCCAGTACGGGCCCCAGCCCGGATCCGCCGCCGAGGAACTGCGCAAACTGGTCGACGCGGTCGCCGACAAGGTCTCCTCGCTCCAGGCCCCGCTGCTGGGCGTCGCCGCCCAGGGCGCGGTCCAGCAGGCCATCCGGCAGGCGAAGGCCGCCGTCGATCCGGTCATCGAACGCAACCCGCAGCTCTTCGACCACCTCGCCGCCGCGGGCAGCGAGCTGCTGGCCGCCTACCGCTCCGCGGTCGAGGGCCAGGAGAGCCGCTGGACCCGCACCACCGAGGGCGCGTCGGGCACCACGACCCCCGCGGACCCCTCGAAGAAGGCCGCCGACGACCCGTCCGACCCCCGGGACGAAGGGCCCTCCGGGCCCGAACGCATCGACCTGGACTGA
- a CDS encoding ArsA family ATPase, whose protein sequence is MRTVLVTGTGGAGRTTVAAATALAAAANGGRTLLVSAEAVPGFPAAPEPTRAADNLDHARIDSGEHFRAELTELQKRASGVLDLLGAGRLDGEELTELPGSPQLALLHTLRRAAEGDWAGYDTLVVDLPPLTEALALLALPGQLRRYLRRLLPAERQAARALRPVLAQLAGVPMPAQWLYEAAARKDAELAAVQALIEDGATTLRLVAEPGPAAEDALRAARTGLALHGLRADLLVASRVLPRHSPDPWFAALAAQQEKCLDHWHQDLAPDLPVHEAAHLGRDPQGPDDLAALEIPAPDDRTPGRAGEPWWTEEDPDAEDGSLTLTWCLPLPGAAKEDLRLVRRGDELLLTVGPFHRIVRIASALRRCTVSGAALANGVLRVRFTPDPALWPRTS, encoded by the coding sequence GTGCGTACGGTCCTGGTCACCGGCACCGGCGGCGCGGGCCGCACCACCGTCGCCGCCGCCACCGCGCTGGCCGCCGCCGCGAACGGCGGCCGCACGCTGCTGGTCTCCGCCGAGGCCGTGCCCGGCTTCCCCGCCGCCCCGGAACCGACCCGGGCCGCCGACAACCTCGACCACGCCCGCATCGACTCCGGCGAGCACTTCCGCGCCGAACTCACCGAGCTCCAGAAGCGCGCCTCCGGCGTCCTGGACCTGCTGGGCGCGGGCCGGCTCGACGGCGAGGAGCTCACCGAACTCCCCGGCTCCCCGCAGCTCGCCCTGCTGCACACCCTGCGCCGGGCCGCCGAGGGCGACTGGGCCGGCTACGACACCCTCGTCGTCGACCTCCCGCCGCTCACCGAAGCCCTGGCCCTGCTCGCCCTGCCCGGACAGCTGCGCCGCTACCTGCGCCGGCTCCTCCCCGCCGAACGCCAGGCCGCCCGTGCCCTGCGCCCGGTCCTCGCCCAGCTCGCCGGGGTCCCCATGCCCGCGCAGTGGCTGTACGAGGCCGCCGCCCGCAAGGACGCCGAGCTGGCCGCCGTCCAGGCCCTGATCGAGGACGGGGCCACCACACTCCGCCTGGTCGCCGAGCCGGGCCCCGCCGCCGAGGACGCCCTGCGCGCCGCCCGCACCGGCCTCGCCCTGCACGGACTCCGCGCCGACCTGCTGGTCGCCTCCCGCGTGCTGCCCCGGCACTCGCCCGACCCCTGGTTCGCCGCGCTCGCCGCCCAGCAGGAGAAGTGCCTGGACCACTGGCACCAGGACCTGGCCCCGGACCTTCCCGTGCACGAGGCCGCCCACCTGGGCCGCGACCCGCAGGGCCCGGACGACCTGGCCGCGCTGGAGATACCCGCCCCCGACGACCGGACGCCCGGCCGGGCCGGCGAACCCTGGTGGACCGAGGAGGACCCGGACGCCGAGGACGGGTCCCTCACCCTCACCTGGTGCCTGCCGCTGCCCGGGGCCGCCAAGGAGGACCTGCGCCTGGTCCGCCGGGGCGACGAACTGCTCCTGACCGTCGGCCCCTTCCACCGGATCGTGCGGATCGCCTCCGCGCTGCGCCGCTGCACCGTCTCCGGCGCGGCCCTGGCGAACGGGGTGCTGCGGGTGCGGTTCACGCCGGATCCGGCCCTGTGGCCGCGCACCTCCTGA
- a CDS encoding glycosyltransferase 87 family protein gives MTAVAGRGPSGAGPWPYALWALTRAWLLACVFKVVTVPGPDVTVDVSVIYRGWYEVLLAGTYPLDDVTWQYPPGAALAVLSPALLPFLEYATAFFVLVLVCDALVLGLLLYAARRPGIRAAGAWVWIAGVPLLGPTVYARYDLMVTAVAVAALLAGVRRPRALGALAACGALLKGWPALLLAGVRKGRPTRAAWASAALTAAGLAAAFALWMPGAFAFLAFQRDRGTEVESLGALVFHVARRFSWEGRVELRYGSLEFLGPHVELVSTLALGLAVLALGWLLVWRLRARAFAAHTPAEAAFTAVLLFTVTSRVISPQYVVWLVGLAAVCLVFRGAAMTLPAVLVLAAAGVTLLEFPIGFGHVVASDAWGVTLLLVRNGLLVAASLIAARRLWRSTVSGRPRAEVALLPGGGQPSRVAR, from the coding sequence ATGACGGCTGTGGCGGGACGAGGGCCCAGCGGCGCCGGGCCGTGGCCGTACGCGCTGTGGGCGCTGACCCGGGCATGGCTGCTGGCCTGCGTGTTCAAGGTGGTCACCGTGCCGGGCCCGGACGTCACGGTGGACGTGTCGGTGATCTACCGGGGCTGGTACGAGGTGCTGCTCGCCGGAACGTATCCGCTGGACGACGTCACCTGGCAGTACCCGCCCGGGGCGGCGCTGGCGGTCCTGTCCCCCGCCCTGCTGCCGTTCCTGGAGTACGCGACCGCGTTCTTCGTGCTGGTGCTGGTCTGCGACGCCCTGGTCCTGGGGCTGCTGCTGTACGCGGCCCGGCGGCCCGGCATAAGGGCGGCGGGTGCCTGGGTGTGGATCGCGGGGGTGCCGCTGCTGGGGCCGACGGTGTACGCCCGCTACGACCTGATGGTGACGGCGGTCGCGGTGGCCGCGCTGCTGGCGGGGGTGCGCCGGCCCCGTGCGCTGGGGGCGCTGGCGGCCTGCGGGGCGCTGCTGAAGGGGTGGCCCGCGCTGCTGCTCGCCGGGGTGCGCAAGGGGCGCCCGACGCGGGCCGCGTGGGCGTCGGCGGCGCTGACGGCGGCGGGGCTCGCGGCGGCGTTCGCGCTGTGGATGCCGGGGGCCTTCGCGTTCCTGGCCTTCCAGCGGGACCGGGGCACCGAGGTCGAGTCCCTGGGAGCGCTGGTCTTCCACGTGGCGCGGCGGTTCAGCTGGGAGGGGCGGGTGGAGCTGCGCTACGGCTCGCTGGAGTTCCTCGGCCCGCACGTGGAGCTGGTGTCGACGCTGGCGTTGGGGCTCGCCGTCCTGGCGCTGGGCTGGCTCCTGGTGTGGCGGCTGCGGGCCCGGGCGTTCGCCGCGCACACCCCAGCCGAGGCGGCGTTCACGGCGGTGCTGCTGTTCACGGTCACCAGCCGGGTGATCAGCCCGCAGTACGTGGTGTGGCTGGTCGGGCTCGCGGCGGTGTGCCTGGTGTTCCGGGGGGCCGCGATGACCCTGCCGGCCGTGCTGGTGCTGGCGGCGGCCGGGGTGACGCTGCTGGAGTTCCCGATCGGCTTCGGCCATGTGGTGGCGAGCGACGCGTGGGGCGTGACGCTCCTCCTCGTACGGAACGGGCTGCTGGTGGCGGCCTCGCTGATCGCGGCGCGGCGGCTATGGCGGTCGACGGTGTCGGGGAGGCCGCGTGCCGAGGTCGCTCTTCTCCCGGGCGGGGGTCAGCCGAGCCGGGTGGCGAGGTAG
- a CDS encoding ROK family glucokinase yields MGLTIGVDIGGTKIAAGVVDEEGRILSTFKVATPPTAEGIVDAICAAVAGASEGHEVEAVGIGAAGYVDDKRATVLFAPNINWRHEPLKDKVEQRVGLPVVVENDANAAAWGEYRFGAGQGHDDVICITLGTGLGGGIIIGNKLRRGRFGVAAEFGHIRVVPDGLLCGCGSQGCWEQYASGRALVRYAKQRANATPENAAVLLGLGDGSVDGIEGKHISEAARQGDPVATDSFRELARWAGAGLADLASLFDPSAFIVGGGVSDEGELVLDPIRKSFRRWLIGGEWRPHAQVLAAQLGGKAGLVGAADLARQG; encoded by the coding sequence ATGGGACTCACCATCGGCGTCGATATCGGCGGCACGAAGATCGCGGCTGGAGTGGTCGACGAAGAGGGCCGGATCCTCTCGACGTTCAAGGTGGCGACCCCGCCGACGGCCGAAGGCATCGTCGACGCGATCTGCGCGGCGGTGGCCGGGGCGAGCGAGGGACACGAGGTGGAGGCCGTCGGCATCGGCGCCGCCGGTTACGTCGACGACAAGCGCGCCACCGTGCTCTTCGCACCGAACATCAACTGGCGTCACGAGCCGCTCAAGGACAAGGTCGAGCAGCGCGTCGGCCTGCCCGTCGTCGTCGAGAACGACGCCAACGCCGCGGCCTGGGGCGAGTATCGCTTCGGGGCCGGCCAGGGGCACGACGACGTCATCTGCATCACGCTCGGCACCGGCCTCGGCGGCGGCATCATCATCGGCAACAAGCTGCGGCGCGGACGCTTCGGCGTGGCCGCCGAGTTCGGCCACATCCGGGTCGTCCCGGACGGTCTGCTCTGCGGCTGCGGCAGCCAGGGCTGCTGGGAGCAGTACGCCTCCGGCCGCGCCCTCGTCCGGTACGCGAAGCAGCGCGCCAACGCCACCCCCGAGAACGCCGCCGTACTGCTCGGCCTCGGCGACGGCTCGGTGGACGGCATCGAGGGCAAGCACATCAGCGAGGCCGCCCGCCAGGGCGACCCGGTGGCCACCGACTCGTTCCGCGAGCTGGCCCGCTGGGCCGGCGCCGGACTGGCGGACCTCGCCTCGCTGTTCGACCCGTCCGCCTTCATCGTCGGCGGCGGCGTGTCGGACGAGGGCGAGCTCGTCCTCGACCCGATCCGCAAGTCGTTCCGGCGCTGGCTGATCGGCGGCGAATGGCGCCCGCACGCCCAGGTGCTGGCCGCCCAACTCGGCGGCAAGGCAGGGCTCGTGGGAGCGGCCGACCTGGCCCGCCAGGGCTGA
- a CDS encoding metallophosphoesterase family protein: MRGSEPDSRVPAGGPTRIHVVSDVHGNTEALARAGDGADALICLGDLVLFLDYADHARGIFPDLFGKENADRIVALRTARRYEEARAFGRELWAGRDRNAEILGAVRKQYAELFAAFPTPTYATYGNVDVPGLWPEYARPGTTVLDGERVEIGGRVFGFVGGGLRTPMNTPYEISDEEYAAKVEALGPVDVLCSHIPPDVPELTYDTVARRFERGSGALLEAIRSTRPRYALFGHVHQPLVRRMRIGTTECVNVGHFASTGTPWALSW, encoded by the coding sequence ATGCGAGGCAGCGAACCGGACAGCCGGGTCCCGGCCGGGGGACCGACCCGGATCCACGTGGTCAGCGACGTGCACGGCAACACCGAGGCCCTGGCCCGCGCCGGGGACGGCGCCGACGCCCTGATCTGCCTCGGTGACCTGGTGCTCTTCCTCGACTACGCCGACCACGCGCGCGGCATCTTCCCCGATCTGTTCGGCAAGGAGAACGCCGACCGCATCGTCGCCCTGCGCACCGCCCGCCGCTACGAGGAGGCCCGCGCCTTCGGCCGCGAGCTGTGGGCGGGCCGCGACCGCAACGCCGAGATCCTCGGCGCGGTGCGCAAGCAGTACGCCGAACTCTTCGCGGCCTTCCCCACCCCGACGTACGCCACCTACGGCAACGTCGACGTCCCCGGCCTCTGGCCCGAGTACGCCCGCCCCGGCACCACCGTGCTCGACGGCGAACGCGTCGAGATCGGCGGCCGGGTCTTCGGCTTCGTCGGCGGCGGCCTCAGAACCCCGATGAACACCCCGTACGAGATCAGCGACGAGGAGTACGCCGCCAAGGTCGAGGCGCTCGGTCCGGTCGACGTCCTCTGCTCGCACATCCCGCCCGACGTCCCCGAGCTGACGTACGACACCGTCGCCCGCCGCTTCGAGCGCGGCAGCGGCGCCCTGCTGGAGGCGATCCGCTCCACCCGCCCCCGATACGCGCTTTTCGGCCATGTTCACCAGCCGTTGGTCCGCAGGATGCGGATCGGGACCACCGAGTGCGTCAACGTCGGCCACTTCGCCTCCACCGGAACACCCTGGGCGCTGAGCTGGTGA
- a CDS encoding endonuclease/exonuclease/phosphatase family protein: protein MVLTPLPDSRTEPDGSAVIRVLSYNVRSMHDDTAALARVIRACAPDLVLVQEAPRFFRWRKAAARLAKSSGLVVLSGGATAAGPLLLCSLRVAVERTEDILLPLTPGLHRRGFATAVVRIAGTGLGVLSCHLSLRRDERLAQADLLLERLAAMGVEHAVAGGDLNDVPTGEAFRRLAGPLQDCRAVAPWGGELTFPPDEPRKRIDAVFATPGIEVLGCGVPTGLDGVSGEDLRAATDHLPVLAALRIPAG, encoded by the coding sequence ATGGTCCTGACGCCACTGCCCGACTCCCGTACCGAGCCGGACGGTTCAGCCGTCATCAGAGTGCTGAGCTACAACGTCCGGTCGATGCACGACGACACCGCCGCGCTGGCCCGGGTCATCCGCGCCTGCGCGCCCGACCTGGTCCTCGTCCAGGAGGCCCCGCGCTTCTTCCGCTGGCGCAAGGCCGCGGCCAGGCTCGCGAAGAGCAGCGGCCTGGTGGTGCTGAGCGGCGGGGCCACCGCCGCCGGACCGCTGCTGCTGTGCTCGCTGCGGGTGGCCGTCGAGCGCACCGAGGACATCCTGCTGCCGCTCACCCCCGGCCTGCACCGCAGGGGCTTCGCCACCGCCGTGGTGCGGATCGCCGGGACCGGGCTCGGCGTGCTGAGCTGCCATCTGAGCCTTCGGCGCGACGAACGCCTCGCCCAGGCAGACCTGCTGCTGGAACGGCTGGCCGCGATGGGCGTGGAGCACGCCGTGGCGGGCGGCGACCTCAACGACGTACCGACCGGGGAGGCGTTCCGGCGCCTGGCCGGGCCCCTCCAGGACTGCCGGGCCGTCGCTCCGTGGGGCGGCGAGCTGACGTTCCCGCCCGACGAGCCCCGTAAGCGCATCGACGCCGTCTTCGCGACCCCGGGCATCGAGGTGCTCGGCTGCGGTGTCCCGACCGGTCTGGACGGTGTGAGCGGGGAAGACCTGAGGGCGGCCACGGACCATCTGCCGGTCCTGGCCGCCCTCAGAATCCCCGCGGGGTGA
- a CDS encoding SRPBCC family protein has product MAEHTSSSITIEAAPADVMGVIADFARYPEWTGEVKEAEVLSTDDQGRAEQVRLVLDAGAIKDDHVLSYTWTGANEVSWSLVKSQMLRSLDGTYALAPLGGGERTEVTYRLAVDVKIPLLGMIKRKAEKVIIDRALAGLKKRVESAPGN; this is encoded by the coding sequence ATGGCTGAACACACCAGCTCGAGCATCACGATCGAGGCGGCACCGGCCGACGTCATGGGCGTGATCGCCGACTTCGCCCGCTACCCGGAGTGGACCGGCGAGGTCAAGGAGGCCGAGGTCCTCTCCACCGACGACCAGGGCCGCGCCGAGCAGGTCCGCCTCGTCCTGGACGCCGGAGCGATCAAGGACGACCACGTCCTCTCCTACACCTGGACCGGCGCGAACGAGGTCAGTTGGAGCCTCGTCAAGTCCCAGATGCTGCGCTCCCTGGACGGCACCTACGCGCTCGCCCCGCTCGGCGGCGGCGAGCGCACCGAGGTCACCTACCGGCTCGCCGTCGACGTCAAGATCCCGCTGCTCGGCATGATCAAGCGCAAGGCCGAGAAGGTCATCATCGACCGCGCCCTCGCCGGTCTGAAGAAGCGCGTCGAGTCCGCACCGGGGAACTGA
- a CDS encoding AMP-dependent synthetase/ligase has protein sequence MREFSLPALYEVPTDGNLTDLIRRNAAQHPEVAVMSRKVAGVWTDVSATEFLAEVRAAAKGLIASGVQPGDRVALMSRTRFEWVLLDFAIWSAGAVTVPVYETSSAEQVQWILGDSGAVAVLVESDAHAASVASVRDALPDLAHLWQIDAGAVEALGKAGAEVSDETMDLRTRSAKADDPATIVYTSGTTGRPKGCVLTHRSFFAECGNVVERLKPLFRTGECSVLLFLPAAHVFGRLVEVASVMAPIKLGCVPDIKNLTEELASFRPTLILGVPRVFEKVYNAARAKAQADGKGKIFDRAADTAIAYSRALSTPGGPSLGLRLKHKLFDKLVFGKLRAVLGGRGEHAISGGAPLGERLGHFYRGIGFTVLEGYGLTETCAATAFNPWDRQKIGTVGQPLPGSVVRIADDGEVLLHGEHLFSGYWNNESASAEALADGWFHTGDIGTLDEDGYLAITGRKKEIIVTAGGKNVAPAVIEDRIRAHALVAECMVVGDGRPFVGALVTLDEEFLSRWAEENGKPAGSTALSLREDPELLAEVQRAVDDGNAAVSKAESVRKFRVLPAQFTEEAGHITPSLKLKRNVVAKEFADEVESIYRT, from the coding sequence TTGCGCGAGTTCAGCCTTCCGGCCCTGTACGAGGTCCCGACGGACGGCAACCTGACGGATCTCATCCGCCGCAATGCCGCTCAGCATCCCGAAGTCGCGGTGATGAGCCGCAAGGTGGCCGGCGTCTGGACGGACGTCAGTGCCACGGAGTTCCTGGCCGAGGTGAGAGCCGCCGCCAAAGGCCTGATCGCCTCGGGTGTGCAGCCCGGTGACCGGGTCGCCCTGATGTCACGCACCCGGTTCGAGTGGGTGCTGCTGGACTTCGCGATCTGGAGCGCGGGCGCGGTGACCGTGCCGGTGTACGAGACCAGCTCCGCCGAGCAGGTGCAGTGGATCCTCGGTGACTCGGGGGCGGTGGCGGTGCTCGTGGAGAGCGACGCGCACGCCGCGTCCGTGGCCTCCGTACGGGACGCGCTGCCGGATCTCGCGCATCTCTGGCAGATCGACGCGGGCGCGGTGGAGGCACTGGGCAAGGCCGGGGCCGAGGTCTCGGACGAGACCATGGACCTGCGCACGCGCAGCGCCAAGGCGGACGACCCGGCCACCATCGTCTACACCTCGGGCACCACGGGCCGCCCCAAGGGCTGTGTGCTCACCCACCGCAGCTTCTTCGCGGAGTGCGGCAACGTGGTGGAGCGACTGAAGCCCCTCTTCCGTACGGGCGAGTGCTCGGTGCTGCTGTTCCTGCCCGCCGCGCACGTCTTCGGCCGGCTGGTCGAGGTGGCGTCGGTGATGGCCCCGATCAAGCTCGGCTGCGTCCCCGACATCAAGAACCTCACCGAAGAGCTGGCCTCGTTCCGGCCGACGCTGATCCTGGGCGTGCCCCGGGTCTTCGAGAAGGTCTACAACGCGGCCCGCGCCAAGGCGCAGGCGGACGGCAAGGGCAAGATCTTCGACCGGGCCGCCGACACGGCGATCGCCTACAGCCGGGCGCTGAGCACCCCGGGGGGCCCCTCGCTGGGGCTGCGGCTCAAGCACAAGCTCTTCGACAAGCTGGTCTTCGGGAAGCTGCGCGCGGTGCTCGGCGGCCGGGGCGAGCACGCGATCTCCGGCGGCGCTCCGCTGGGCGAGCGGCTCGGCCACTTCTACCGGGGCATCGGCTTCACGGTCCTGGAGGGCTACGGCCTGACCGAGACGTGTGCGGCGACCGCGTTCAACCCGTGGGACCGGCAGAAGATCGGCACGGTCGGCCAGCCGCTGCCCGGTTCGGTCGTGCGGATCGCGGACGACGGCGAGGTGCTGCTGCACGGCGAGCACCTGTTCTCCGGCTACTGGAACAACGAGTCGGCCTCGGCCGAGGCGCTGGCCGACGGCTGGTTCCACACCGGGGACATCGGCACGCTCGACGAGGACGGCTACCTCGCGATCACCGGCCGCAAGAAGGAGATCATCGTGACGGCGGGCGGCAAGAACGTCGCCCCGGCGGTGATCGAGGACCGCATCCGCGCGCACGCCCTGGTCGCGGAGTGCATGGTGGTCGGCGACGGCCGTCCGTTCGTCGGCGCGCTCGTCACGCTGGACGAGGAGTTCCTGAGCCGCTGGGCCGAGGAGAACGGCAAACCGGCCGGCTCGACGGCCCTGTCGCTGCGCGAGGACCCGGAGCTGCTGGCCGAGGTGCAGCGGGCGGTGGACGACGGCAACGCGGCCGTGTCCAAGGCCGAGTCGGTGCGCAAGTTCCGTGTCCTGCCCGCCCAGTTCACCGAGGAGGCGGGCCACATCACGCCGTCGCTGAAGCTGAAGCGGAACGTGGTGGCGAAGGAGTTCGCGGACGAGGTGGAGTCGATCTACCGCACCTGA